A stretch of the Pseudomonas sp. ACM7 genome encodes the following:
- a CDS encoding SurA N-terminal domain-containing protein, producing the protein MLQNIRDNSQGWIAKTIIGVIVALMALTGFDAIFKATTHSNDAAKVNGEEISQNELSQAVDMQRRQLMQQLGKDFDASLLDEKMLRESALKGLIDRKLLLQGAENSKFAFSEAALDQVILQTPEFQVDGKFSPERFDQVVRQLGYSRMQFRQMLAQEMLIGQMRAGLAGSGFVTDAQVLAFARLEKQTRDFASLNVKVDPAAVKLTDDEVKAYYDEHAKEFMTPDQVVIDYLELKKASFFDQVSVKDEDLQAAYQKETANLSEQRRAAHILIEVNDKVTEAQAKAKIEEIQARLAKGEKFEALAKEFSQDPGSANNGGDLGFAGPGVYDPAFETALYALAKDQVSAPVRTDFGFHLIKLLGVEAPEVPTLASLKDKLTRELKTQQVEQRFVEATKQLEDSSFESSDLAQPAQDLKLTVHTSKPFGREGGEGVAANRAVVTAAFSPEVLDEGANSTAIELDPETVIVLRAKEHLKPAQLPLESVAASIRVQLAKEHASAAAKTKAEELIVSLRDGKAALDKAIDGQSWKVTQAATRGQEGVDPTVLQALFRMPKPAAKDKPTFSSVTLADGSLVIVRLNGVNEAAAPTDEEKAQYRRFLASRIGQQDFAAYRKLLESQAEIKRY; encoded by the coding sequence ATGCTGCAGAATATCAGGGACAATTCACAAGGCTGGATTGCCAAGACCATTATCGGGGTCATCGTTGCACTTATGGCTTTGACCGGTTTCGACGCCATCTTCAAGGCCACGACGCACAGCAATGATGCGGCCAAGGTCAATGGCGAAGAAATCAGCCAGAACGAGCTGAGCCAAGCGGTCGATATGCAACGCCGTCAGCTCATGCAACAGCTGGGCAAGGATTTCGATGCTTCGTTGCTCGACGAAAAAATGCTGCGCGAATCGGCCCTCAAAGGCCTGATCGATCGCAAGCTGCTGCTGCAAGGCGCAGAAAACTCGAAGTTCGCTTTTTCCGAAGCTGCTTTGGACCAGGTGATCCTGCAAACGCCTGAATTCCAGGTTGATGGCAAGTTCAGCCCTGAGCGTTTCGACCAGGTTGTTCGCCAACTCGGCTACAGCCGCATGCAATTCCGCCAGATGCTGGCTCAGGAAATGCTGATCGGTCAGATGCGCGCTGGTCTGGCAGGTAGCGGTTTCGTCACCGACGCACAGGTTCTGGCATTCGCCCGTCTGGAAAAACAGACCCGCGATTTCGCTTCTCTGAACGTCAAGGTTGACCCGGCGGCTGTGAAGCTGACCGACGATGAAGTCAAAGCCTACTACGACGAACACGCCAAGGAATTCATGACGCCGGATCAGGTGGTCATCGATTACCTCGAGTTGAAGAAGGCTTCCTTCTTTGATCAGGTCAGCGTCAAGGACGAAGACCTGCAAGCGGCGTATCAGAAAGAAACCGCGAACCTGTCGGAACAACGCCGGGCCGCGCACATTCTGATCGAAGTGAACGACAAGGTGACCGAAGCGCAAGCCAAGGCCAAGATCGAAGAGATCCAGGCACGTCTGGCAAAAGGCGAGAAGTTCGAGGCTCTGGCCAAGGAATTCTCCCAGGACCCGGGTTCGGCGAACAACGGCGGCGACCTCGGCTTTGCCGGTCCTGGTGTCTACGATCCAGCCTTCGAAACAGCGCTGTATGCGTTGGCCAAGGATCAGGTCTCGGCGCCGGTTCGTACCGACTTCGGTTTCCATCTGATCAAGCTGTTGGGCGTGGAAGCACCTGAGGTGCCGACGCTCGCGAGCCTGAAAGACAAGCTGACCCGTGAGCTGAAAACCCAGCAGGTCGAGCAGCGTTTCGTCGAGGCGACCAAGCAACTGGAAGATTCGTCGTTCGAATCCTCCGATCTGGCTCAGCCGGCGCAGGACCTGAAGCTCACTGTTCATACGTCCAAGCCGTTCGGCCGTGAAGGTGGCGAAGGTGTTGCGGCCAACCGTGCCGTGGTCACTGCAGCGTTCAGCCCTGAAGTGCTGGATGAGGGTGCCAACAGCACCGCCATCGAACTCGATCCGGAAACCGTGATCGTGCTGCGCGCCAAGGAGCACCTGAAGCCTGCGCAACTGCCGCTGGAAAGCGTAGCTGCAAGTATTCGCGTGCAATTGGCCAAGGAGCACGCCAGTGCTGCCGCCAAGACCAAGGCTGAAGAGCTGATTGTCAGCCTGCGCGATGGCAAGGCTGCGCTGGACAAGGCGATCGACGGTCAGAGCTGGAAAGTGACCCAGGCAGCCACTCGTGGCCAGGAAGGGGTTGACCCAACCGTGCTGCAGGCGCTGTTCCGCATGCCCAAGCCTGCCGCCAAGGACAAGCCGACCTTCAGCAGCGTGACCCTGGCCGATGGTAGCCTGGTGATCGTGCGTCTGAACGGCGTGAACGAAGCCGCAGCGCCGACCGATGAAGAGAAGGCCCAGTACCGTCGCTTCCTCGCTTCGCGCATTGGTCAGCAGGACTTTGCGGCCTACCGCAAACTGCTGGAAAGCCAGGCTGAGATCAAACGCTACTGA
- a CDS encoding carbon-nitrogen hydrolase family protein: MRKLLYLTFSMALIAALTTYAMWAADRPVGHYLSDLRINLAVDQGIPADRGNLLGIQPELFPTDYQSSERLHRKLAAYLQKAQDQGLLNAKTIVVLPEHVGTWLMVSGEKDELYQATTLKEAMNWLAVSNPLKFVRALISAKGDKRLDDAHLRMKAKGMAKDYQALFGGLAKEFHVTLVAGSIVLPEPSVIDGTLKIGRGALYNSSVVFGRDGLPIGQPQRQMHPIFDEHEVIAANGEHTLNVVDTPAGRLGVLIGSDSWYPDNYRKLDDQGAQFVAVPAFVLGRGTWDKPWRGYKGLSTPGSVSLKAGELSEGQAWHRLTLTAQPPSSQAIAGMSVFLRGQFWDQGSAGQSFLSSNGQQFADGNARGARLLNLWL, from the coding sequence ATGCGCAAACTTCTGTACCTGACCTTCTCCATGGCATTGATTGCCGCCCTTACAACCTACGCCATGTGGGCCGCGGACCGTCCGGTGGGTCATTACCTGTCGGACCTGCGCATCAACCTGGCGGTCGACCAAGGCATACCCGCCGATCGCGGCAACTTGCTGGGCATCCAGCCCGAGCTGTTCCCCACCGACTATCAAAGCTCCGAGCGCTTGCACCGCAAGCTGGCGGCCTATTTGCAGAAAGCCCAGGACCAAGGCCTGCTAAATGCAAAAACCATCGTTGTACTGCCCGAACATGTCGGCACCTGGTTGATGGTCAGCGGCGAGAAAGATGAGCTGTACCAGGCGACCACGCTCAAGGAAGCCATGAACTGGCTGGCGGTCAGTAACCCACTGAAGTTCGTCCGCGCGCTGATCAGCGCCAAGGGCGACAAACGTCTGGACGACGCGCACCTGCGCATGAAGGCCAAAGGCATGGCCAAGGACTACCAGGCGCTATTTGGTGGTCTGGCGAAAGAATTCCACGTGACGTTGGTGGCGGGCTCCATCGTGCTGCCCGAGCCTAGCGTCATCGACGGCACCCTGAAAATCGGCCGCGGCGCGTTGTACAACAGCAGCGTGGTGTTCGGCCGCGATGGCCTGCCGATCGGCCAACCCCAGCGCCAGATGCATCCGATTTTCGATGAACATGAAGTCATCGCCGCCAATGGCGAACATACGCTCAACGTCGTCGACACCCCGGCCGGACGCCTGGGTGTGCTGATCGGCAGCGACAGCTGGTACCCGGACAATTACCGCAAGCTCGACGACCAGGGTGCGCAGTTCGTCGCGGTCCCGGCGTTTGTGCTCGGGCGCGGCACCTGGGACAAACCGTGGCGCGGTTACAAGGGCCTGTCGACGCCTGGCTCCGTCAGCCTCAAGGCCGGGGAACTCAGCGAAGGCCAGGCCTGGCATCGTCTGACACTCACCGCTCAACCGCCCAGTAGCCAGGCAATCGCCGGCATGAGCGTGTTCCTGCGCGGTCAGTTCTGGGATCAAGGCAGCGCCGGTCAAAGTTTTCTCAGCAGCAACGGCCAGCAGTTCGCCGACGGCAATGCCCGTGGCGCGCGTTTGCTGAACCTCTGGTTGTAA
- a CDS encoding HU family DNA-binding protein, translating to MNKSELIDAIAASADIPKAAAGRALDAVIESVTGALKAGDSVVLVGFGTFSVTDRPARIGRNPQTGKTLEIAAAKKPGFKAGKALKEAVN from the coding sequence GTGAACAAGTCGGAACTGATTGATGCTATCGCTGCATCCGCTGATATCCCGAAAGCTGCTGCTGGCCGTGCGCTGGACGCTGTAATCGAATCCGTCACTGGCGCTCTCAAGGCTGGCGACTCTGTTGTTCTGGTTGGTTTCGGTACCTTCTCCGTAACTGATCGTCCAGCTCGCATTGGTCGTAACCCACAGACCGGTAAGACGCTGGAAATCGCAGCTGCTAAAAAACCAGGTTTCAAAGCCGGTAAAGCACTGAAAGAAGCTGTCAACTAA
- a CDS encoding AraC family transcriptional regulator — protein MKPLPMRLGDLSVGFVHSLADAVRSHGADPQPLLEQYGLDAARLSEAGARLSIPRYMRLGHSAIQLTDNPALGLRMGQLSRLSQVGLAGVTAAQAPTVREAARCLIRFEALYGSNYRGQSSFHEDAQGAWLRFYSISPYNAYNRFVVDSIIAGWLQQLSSISPARLRAERIEIEFDEPDYRAAYEVLGDCPIQFGCEHNQLRLSLASLAQRNPEHCPSTWRHLLQLCERELEQLTRTRSLRERITQLLGPLLNGGREPDLEEVAARLKLPTWTLRRKLAEEGTQFRAILNDTRRDLAMTYIRDTELAFGEIAYLLGFASAEAFQRAFKRWSGQTPGEFRRSHRQSA, from the coding sequence ATGAAACCGTTGCCGATGCGCCTCGGCGATCTGTCGGTGGGCTTTGTTCATAGCCTGGCCGACGCCGTGCGCAGCCACGGTGCAGACCCTCAGCCGCTACTCGAACAATACGGTCTCGACGCAGCTCGCCTCAGCGAAGCGGGCGCCCGGCTCTCGATCCCGCGCTACATGCGCCTGGGCCACAGTGCCATTCAACTGACCGACAACCCGGCACTTGGCTTGCGCATGGGTCAGCTCAGTCGCCTGAGCCAGGTCGGCCTGGCCGGGGTCACGGCCGCTCAGGCGCCAACGGTGCGAGAAGCCGCGCGGTGCCTGATTCGCTTCGAAGCCTTGTATGGCTCCAACTATCGCGGTCAATCGAGCTTTCACGAAGACGCCCAAGGTGCCTGGCTGCGGTTCTATTCCATCAGCCCTTATAACGCCTACAACCGCTTCGTCGTGGATTCGATCATCGCTGGCTGGTTGCAGCAATTGTCCAGCATAAGCCCTGCCCGGTTGCGGGCCGAACGCATCGAGATCGAGTTTGATGAGCCTGATTACCGAGCTGCTTATGAAGTGCTCGGCGACTGCCCGATCCAGTTTGGCTGTGAGCACAATCAACTGCGCTTGAGCCTTGCCAGCCTCGCCCAGCGCAACCCGGAACACTGCCCGAGCACCTGGCGACACTTGCTGCAACTGTGTGAGCGGGAACTGGAGCAACTGACACGCACCCGCAGCCTGCGTGAACGCATCACTCAGTTACTGGGGCCGTTGCTCAATGGTGGCCGGGAACCCGACCTGGAAGAAGTGGCGGCACGCCTGAAGCTGCCAACCTGGACCTTGCGCCGCAAACTCGCCGAGGAAGGCACGCAATTTCGCGCGATCCTCAATGACACGCGTCGCGACCTGGCCATGACCTACATTCGCGATACCGAACTGGCGTTCGGAGAAATCGCCTACCTGCTGGGCTTTGCCTCAGCCGAAGCCTTTCAACGGGCCTTCAAACGCTGGAGCGGCCAGACTCCCGGCGAGTTTCGCCGCAGTCATCGCCAATCCGCTTGA
- a CDS encoding DUF2242 domain-containing protein has protein sequence MFKSFPMRVAGLALVLAAAAGCSSKKAPIYEHENFDDSGTFSRSYPVTDAQTCEAARRALLSQGYIITSSDPKLVSGHKSFQQTGESHLEISFSVVCADDGSEGHHATMFANALQDRYALKKTNNSASVGVGVLGSVSMPIGSSDDSMVKVASETVSAPKFYERFFTLVELFLPPEAKKAAHIKDKPKPDLGVPEAKVAPAPLAPSAAEPAPAPAEAAPAASEPVAPPPEAAPIAPAENSEPASTTETVTPPPQSSLPPPTEPISAIPVSGQ, from the coding sequence ATGTTTAAATCATTTCCCATGCGTGTTGCAGGGCTGGCGTTGGTGCTGGCCGCCGCGGCCGGCTGCTCTTCGAAGAAAGCCCCCATCTACGAGCATGAGAACTTCGATGACTCCGGAACGTTTTCGCGTAGCTACCCGGTGACTGATGCGCAGACGTGCGAAGCCGCCCGTCGGGCGTTGCTCAGCCAGGGCTACATCATCACCAGCTCCGACCCGAAACTGGTCAGCGGACACAAAAGCTTCCAGCAGACCGGCGAGAGCCACTTGGAGATCAGCTTCAGTGTGGTCTGTGCCGATGATGGCAGTGAAGGGCACCACGCGACGATGTTCGCCAACGCCCTGCAGGACCGTTATGCGCTGAAGAAGACCAACAACTCCGCCAGCGTGGGTGTGGGCGTGCTGGGCTCGGTGTCGATGCCGATCGGCTCGTCCGACGACTCGATGGTCAAGGTCGCCAGCGAAACCGTATCGGCGCCCAAGTTCTACGAGCGGTTCTTCACCCTGGTCGAGTTGTTCCTGCCGCCGGAAGCGAAAAAGGCCGCGCACATCAAGGATAAGCCGAAACCCGATCTCGGTGTGCCTGAAGCCAAGGTTGCACCGGCTCCGTTGGCGCCGTCTGCGGCAGAACCTGCGCCGGCACCTGCCGAAGCGGCTCCAGCAGCCTCTGAGCCTGTTGCACCGCCGCCTGAAGCCGCTCCGATTGCTCCGGCCGAGAACAGCGAGCCGGCATCGACCACGGAAACGGTCACTCCGCCGCCCCAATCAAGCCTGCCTCCACCCACCGAGCCTATTTCGGCCATTCCTGTATCTGGCCAGTAA
- a CDS encoding FAD-dependent oxidoreductase: protein MAAAHYPHLLAPLDLGFTTLRNRTLMGSMHTGLEEKPGGFERMAAYFAERARGGVGLMVTGGIGPNDEGGVYSGAAKLTTEEEALKHRIVTRAVHEAGGKICMQILHAGRYAYSPKQVAPSAIQAPINPFKPKELDEAGIEKQISDFVTCSTLAQQAEYDGVEIMGSEGYFINQFLAAHTNHRTDRWGGSYENRMRLPVEIVRRVREAVGPNFIIIFRLSMLDLVEGGSSWEEIVQLAKAIEQAGATIINTGIGWHEARIPTIATKVPRGAFSKVTAKLRGSVSIPLITTNRINTPEVAEQILAEGDADMVSMARPFLADADFVNKAAAGRGDEINTCIGCNQACLDHTFGGKLTSCLVNPRACHETELNYLPVQQIKKIAVVGAGPAGLSAATVAAERGHSVTLFDSASEIGGQFNIAKRVPGKEEFFETLRYFNRKLQTTNVEVCLNTRVDVAQLVEGGYDEIILATGIAPRTPAIPGVENAKVLSYLDVILERKPVGKRVAVIGAGGIGFDVSEFLVHQGVATSQNRDAFWKEWGIDTHLQARGGVAGIKAEPHAPAREVFLLQRKKSKVGDGLGKTTGWIHRTGLKNKQVQMLNSVEYLKIDDEGLHIRIGETGEPQVLPVDNIVICAGQDPLRELQDGLVAAGQNVHLIGGADVAAELDAKRAINQGSRLAAEL, encoded by the coding sequence ATGGCCGCCGCTCATTACCCGCACCTGTTGGCCCCGCTGGACCTGGGTTTTACCACGCTGCGCAATCGTACCCTGATGGGTTCGATGCACACCGGTCTTGAGGAAAAGCCCGGCGGTTTCGAGCGCATGGCTGCGTATTTCGCCGAACGTGCCCGTGGCGGCGTTGGCCTGATGGTCACTGGTGGTATTGGCCCGAACGACGAGGGCGGGGTGTACTCCGGCGCAGCCAAACTGACCACCGAGGAAGAAGCGCTCAAGCACCGGATCGTCACCCGCGCGGTGCACGAGGCGGGCGGCAAGATCTGCATGCAGATCCTTCACGCCGGGCGTTATGCCTACAGCCCGAAACAGGTCGCACCGAGCGCCATTCAGGCACCGATCAACCCGTTCAAGCCTAAAGAGCTGGACGAGGCAGGCATTGAGAAGCAGATCAGCGATTTCGTCACCTGTTCGACCCTGGCGCAACAGGCCGAGTACGACGGCGTCGAGATCATGGGCTCCGAAGGTTATTTCATTAACCAGTTCCTCGCCGCCCATACCAACCACCGTACTGACCGCTGGGGCGGCAGCTACGAAAACCGCATGCGCCTACCGGTGGAAATCGTCCGCCGGGTGCGTGAAGCGGTAGGTCCGAATTTCATCATTATCTTCCGCCTGTCGATGCTCGATCTGGTGGAAGGCGGCAGCAGCTGGGAAGAAATCGTCCAGTTGGCCAAGGCGATCGAGCAAGCCGGTGCGACCATCATCAACACCGGCATCGGCTGGCACGAAGCGCGGATTCCGACCATCGCCACCAAAGTGCCGCGCGGTGCGTTCAGCAAAGTCACTGCCAAGTTGCGTGGCTCGGTGAGCATTCCGCTGATCACCACCAACCGCATCAACACCCCGGAAGTGGCTGAGCAGATTCTGGCCGAAGGCGATGCCGACATGGTCTCCATGGCGCGGCCGTTCCTCGCCGACGCGGACTTCGTCAACAAGGCTGCGGCCGGCCGTGGCGATGAAATCAACACCTGCATCGGTTGCAACCAGGCCTGTCTGGACCACACCTTCGGCGGCAAGTTGACCAGTTGCCTGGTGAACCCGCGCGCCTGTCATGAAACCGAACTCAACTACCTGCCGGTGCAGCAGATCAAAAAAATCGCGGTGGTCGGTGCCGGTCCTGCCGGGCTGTCGGCAGCGACCGTGGCCGCCGAACGTGGTCACTCGGTCACTCTGTTTGATTCGGCCAGCGAAATCGGCGGCCAGTTCAACATCGCCAAGCGTGTGCCGGGCAAGGAAGAGTTCTTCGAAACCCTGCGCTACTTCAACCGCAAACTGCAGACCACTAACGTCGAGGTGTGCCTGAACACCCGCGTCGACGTCGCGCAGCTGGTCGAAGGCGGTTACGACGAGATCATTCTCGCCACCGGCATCGCGCCAAGAACCCCGGCGATTCCGGGTGTCGAGAACGCCAAGGTGCTGAGCTACCTGGACGTGATCCTTGAGCGCAAACCGGTGGGCAAGCGCGTCGCGGTGATCGGCGCCGGTGGTATCGGATTCGATGTGTCGGAGTTCCTGGTTCACCAGGGCGTGGCCACCAGCCAGAACCGCGATGCGTTCTGGAAGGAGTGGGGCATCGACACGCATCTGCAAGCGCGCGGCGGTGTCGCCGGCATCAAGGCTGAACCCCATGCACCGGCGCGTGAAGTGTTCCTGCTGCAACGCAAGAAATCCAAGGTCGGCGACGGCCTCGGTAAAACTACCGGGTGGATTCACCGCACCGGTCTGAAAAACAAGCAGGTGCAGATGCTCAACAGCGTCGAGTACCTGAAGATCGACGACGAGGGTTTGCACATCCGCATCGGCGAAACCGGCGAGCCGCAAGTGCTGCCGGTGGACAACATCGTGATTTGCGCCGGGCAGGATCCGCTGCGTGAATTGCAGGATGGCCTGGTGGCGGCCGGGCAGAACGTGCATTTGATTGGCGGCGCGGATGTGGCGGCAGAGCTGGATGCCAAACGTGCGATCAACCAAGGGTCGCGGTTGGCCGCCGAGTTGTAA